One window of the Candidatus Krumholzibacteriia bacterium genome contains the following:
- the tuf gene encoding elongation factor Tu (EF-Tu; promotes GTP-dependent binding of aminoacyl-tRNA to the A-site of ribosomes during protein biosynthesis; when the tRNA anticodon matches the mRNA codon, GTP hydrolysis results; the inactive EF-Tu-GDP leaves the ribosome and release of GDP is promoted by elongation factor Ts; many prokaryotes have two copies of the gene encoding EF-Tu): PAAVEMVMPGDTVELDVELITPIAMEEGLRFAIREGGRTVGAGVVAKIHA, encoded by the coding sequence GCCGGCGGCGGTGGAGATGGTGATGCCAGGGGACACGGTGGAGCTGGACGTGGAGCTGATCACGCCGATCGCGATGGAGGAGGGCCTGCGCTTCGCCATCCGCGAGGGCGGTCGCACCGTCGGCGCCGGCGTCGTCGCCAAGATCCACGCATGA